In Phaseolus vulgaris cultivar G19833 chromosome 7, P. vulgaris v2.0, whole genome shotgun sequence, the genomic stretch GGGACTTGAAGAGGTTCGTGAGTAAGCATAGTAGTACGAGAATGAGTTTGGTAGTGCATCTTTGATCTCATGTTAGTATTTAGTGAGTTCAGTTTCGTGCCTAATCGAttatcattgaaaaacaatgcacaacataatcaattatgttgtTAAAAATAGTGGATAACCGATTATGTTCGTgatataatcgattatctaaattttttctaggagcataatcgattatgagcTCTGTGTAAATCTAAACTTAATCGATTATGCTCCAATTATCTTCGATTTATAATTACAACCAAATTCGATCATGCCTCTTAAATTTTtggataatcaattatgtgctctttttaaggaaaaagataatcggttatgttcatatttttttcatatttttgaatttttgtgaTGCATGATTTTTGTattctttttttaatcaaaCGTGTATTGCTTTCATACACAACTTCTCATTCCTCACACTTGCATTGTGTTCTTGTTGTGCTATTCTTCCTTCCAATTGAACTGTCATCTTGTTTTGCTCttcttcagtttttttttttttttttctgttttctttataTTCTGTTTGGATGTTTAGggtttttgaaatttaatttgtttaaattatttaaatagttATTTATGTTAATAAGTTGTAATTTTAGATGtgaattttatttgaaatttaataattatattactaaattaattatctctttttaagttgtttatctaatttattattatatttttgatgattttttttatgaaatataagttcttattttatttgacattaatttaaattacagatgtgaatatgtttttttaaaaaatattattattaataaaaatgatttttaacttttttatgaaaattaattatatagataatttttaaaatagaaatattaagaTAGTAATAgaatttatatgattatttaaattgttttaattgaattcataaattaaatatatttattattgaagaATCCACTTAAATGACTTTGTAGACtgtcatataaaatttatttcaaacgTCTCTtgtaatcaaatttaaaaattattctgtttatattttataatggttactaatattattcttttattatcacttttttattattattatttaggaTATAGAATTTGGGGTTTATAAGCATttgattaataaattttatttttaagataaaatataagtttatcttaaatttaagaaaCTAAAAGCACATTTAACctagtatttttatttatctcttttcttaattcttttctatttcttttaaaatttacatattattttttattttatttttatttgttgataaaataaactttattttttatttgctttaTTCTATTTTTCTGTATCAAGCAGATCTTAAGAGGAAAATAATGGATCttattaatacaatttttattataagatttttaaataaaagttttaatttttttttatttagatacaTCAGTTAAATggtctcataatattatttcaaaaacgagtaagatgttattaaaaattttgaaatatgaaatatgagacatgaacataaaaaaaaaatttcacgtTTTAAAATTATACAGGTTATACGAACCAACTCGCATTCACCCTACACTTAACTACACTTAACTTTCACTTACTTACTGCTAATTATGTGAGACAAACCAAAAGGGACGAACCGCATCCCTTTTCTTAAGGGTCCGGACCCGTCAGACTTTACCACCTAACCTTATCTATATAAGATAGCTAAATAATGAAAGGACAAAAAGTATTACAAGTTGGATGGTCCCGGTCAAattaaactaataaataattaagaaaaccTCACTGTCACTATGCACTatatatagttaaataataCGAATTATTTGCACACCACTAATCAAACCAGACtcagaaaatatatataataaagaaaagaaacagaCAAAAAAAGGCGAAGGAACAGttggtattaaaaaaatatagttgaaaatatttttttactaaaatagagTAATTTGATAAGTTAATTATCAacatagttaaaattttaaagtattaTTATGTTAAGTAGTCAGAGTAGAGTGATACaaatttaatgtaattaaaatttaaatgaaattatgTGACATTAATACGGTTTTATTATTATTCGAGATTTTATTATATTGAAGTATTACTAAGTTGACAAGACATAcctgttttaaaaaattattacataaaaGAATTATGACAAAGTGATACAAcgttaatatatttatttgaattaaaattatattagtgtaattaaattttaactaaaattatattaagttgacactatttattaattttaataattttttaaaaattattttaataattaacttatacaattatttaatttattaaaacactaattataaaaatttaatttgcattaaaagaaatttagagaaaacaaaacacaaatgTCTCTGTTGTCGAGGTTGTAAGCAGTTAAAAAAAATGGcatataaatgtatttttatcaATTGAATATTTGTTATAGACAAATATTATTcaagaaataataatagaatCAACTAGACAAAGTTTTATAGCTTCTTAAATAGAGATGTCATtcaaaataaagtttatttgagaaaaatatataCACAGAGATAAGAAAatgcataataataataataataataataataataataataatattatgtctAAGGTATCTAACCTCCAAAATCATTAATAAAGTTCATATTTTATGCTCAAATTTTAAGAATATCACCATTATAGAGTAAATAAATaccataaatttataaaaaaaaactattttttaaataaataaaaatgttaatttaaaattaagtataattttttttttacatttcgtaattaaaaaaatttcttaaattttcgTGGTAATGGACCATACACATTTTTAACTGGAAagctaaataataataaaacatttatcGTAAAAAAAGAAACTAATGCTACCTTCTAGTCATCTAAAGAGTCTAAAGAGTAAAGTTTTTGAGCTGTAAAGTTTGATATGTCACatgagattaaaataaaaaggaaaattccTAAATAATAGTTATTAATCTCTAGTTAGTatctaataaaatattgattataatatcattatatttacaccaaaaatatgtttattttgtaaTTGAATATTCAATCGCAAAATTATGCCGTCAATTAGCCTCTCTCAATTACTTGGCAATCAATACAATGATTGttctaataaaattaattaacacaaaaattaaagtCTTTTTTAGTTCATTATTATGTATTGCTAAGACTGATTaagatagagaaaaaaaatatacaataaacaacttttttattctaaatattggtaccaatattattaatatttgtatattttgtaCAATTTTCCAGTTTAACTTACACTTTGTTTGAATACTTTAGAAATTAATCAATATAGGAAAAAtgttggaattttttttaaaatattgtaaataagACTTTGCAAATTAATTAGTAAACCAGAGTTacataataagaataaaaaatgaatttttaaaccaacaaattacataataagaataaaagaattaatttaagccaaaaaaattaattgaattataatttcttacaattttcacaACTAATTTTTAAAGAGTAATGTATTATGACTATTTTATCAGTTTTTTAGATACTCAATCAAACTAGTGTTGATTTAAACTGATCCtaacattttaattattttaaattttttatttcaattaaaataaagttaagtctaattaaataataatttgatattattcattttaattttgttcctatgtaaaataaatattaacaacataaattaaagttttatagaagttttaagaaaattatattttcttctcaaaaataaaatttattaatcaagtggtcaaaattaaaaaaaaataaataaaaaatagcaaTAAATTTTGGAagcttttaattttatttttagtgaaCCAAACAATTAACTTTATTTCTATCACCAGTAATTTTCTCCTAAGATTGTTATCTCACGAAACAAACAACTTGGTAACACTGTGGTGTTGAAAGCGTCCTTGCGGATCCACGAGTTTCATGAAACCTAAGTGCTCATTATGGTTTTGGGCTAATGAAAGAGCCCTGCTTCTTCTCTTCAACTTCCATACATATATATTCGATATGAtcatataagaaaatatttaactttatttttcacTCTTATGGAAACCCTATCACGTTATTGACTTCCATCAATTTATTGTTGGAGAGGAAGAGAAGAGGGGATGTGCAATGATTTGTTCCATTAATTTCATCACAAATAAATTAATGGTCCACAACTGTCCCATGAAAAGAGGGGATGTGCTTATTTCTAATACacagaaatataaataaaaggcttaattagtttttaaatatttttaattaaattattactcAGAACTTTTATGTTTAActctatattatttattttttctgttttctagATCACATGATTGATATTTTTGCCTTGCTTACTTGTTgtattgaaaaaaatttataattaatatataaaataataaaaatcatttattgtttttttaaacaTAGGTGACGGTTTCTTAATTGTTATAAATAATGACTGAAAATCATTGAATTTTGTCcaacatatttttaatgtaaataaaaataataaaaatcacattgacctaatattattttatattaattataaaatctcACATACACTTCTTAATACGTGGATATAAGTAAGTAGGAATATGGACAAAATAACAATCACATcactcattaaaaaaaatagcaagGGCTCAGATGAAAAATATAACAATTTCGAGTATTCAATAAttcactttttttaaataagaactcaaaaaaaaattataacagatttaaaacttaattaagcttaaataaaaaaacagaaatacTGAAGGAATCAAAGTAAGAAACCTATTTATTCACTTTTTTAAATAGGATTGAAAGAATTTCTATATGAAACCCATAAGAAATTATCCTCCCCGCATTGGCATGAAATAGGAgaatatgtttcttttttttctaaatctttaaaaaaataaagatgatttaaaaaaaaggtaaataacTTTATACTAAAGAGAAATAATCTTTTAGTTGCTAAAAAAATCAGCACTTTCTTGTATTTCTATCCATATAAAcaacatatattttttctatttcattcTTCTTATTTATTTCCTGTCCTTTCAACTTAGCAAACAAATTATCCGAGAAAGGCTTTCCACCTTAGTTTCTCGGTGGTGCTAAACAAACAGGCGTAGAGAATTCTAGAAGGAATATAAAACTCCTACACGATAAAAAGATAAATTGGCCAACAAAAAATGGAGAACTTTAGTTCTATTGATTTAAACAAGAAAACTTTGTTAAAGCAACAAGCATATTCAAAGAAAGGAGTCATTGATGAGTATTGTGAAATGAAAAGACTTACTGAAATAACATGGAAGATCATGAAAGGTTTACCTGGAAGTTACTCCAATAAAGGCCTTCCCAAACTCTCGAGCATGTGATGATGCAAAACAACAACTTCATTCACATTTAACTTACAATAATACATTGACCAACTATCTACATAGCAATGCTGAGATATATTCACTTTTCACAATAACATTATATGCTGGGGAACTCCTCCCATATAACCAAATTAAAACGAAAAAATACTATCAGTTTTATCAGATTACAGCATTTCAAATATCATTATTGGTCCAAAATAATACTAACAGAGAAGTTCCCTTTCTTTGGTTCTCTGTCCTGCAAAATTGCCAAGCATGCAATATATGCACGCAAAGAATGAAATACTTACTGCTATGATACATTATTATATCTCTATGCTGCAGCAGATCGCTTGTCCTCGTAATCATCAAGATTAAGGGCATGCAGCAACTTAGGCCAAGATTCTGGGATTCCCCCTGGCAGGTTAAACTCCAATAATTTTCCTCTGTTGCGGTAAAAATCCTCCACGGGCTGAGTCTGCAATCATGTCAATCTTTAAATTTATGGAAAGGGAAGCCAAAAATCATTCACAACAATGTAACTATAAGTAACGGGGAATTGGAAACATCAACTTCAACAAATTTGCcaagatattttataaaaacctCATTATAAAGATAAATATACAACAAATAAGAAGCCACTCAAGCAGCCATTCTTCTTGAAGTCCACACATAATGATAATATAATGTGCAATACCATTTCACGGTATATTCGAAGCCTTTCTTTGACTACTGCTTCAGTATCATCTGATCGAGTAATGAGCTTAGAAATGCAATTCGCAGGAGGAAGAAGTGGAGCCATAACAATTCCCGGGGTCCCATTCTCAGCCTTAATGTCAATGGAAGCAACATTAAAATTACCACCACACTCTTTGCAAATTCTCCTACCAAGGCATTTCTCAAGCAGAACATCTTCTCTGAGCTTCAGATTGATTACCAAGTCAATGTCAGTTACCCCTTCCAATATTTTCTGCACCGAAAAAACATAAGCTAAAGTTTGAGTATTctataatttaaagttttatactGCTTCAATGAACAGGAAGGACACACAACAGAACTGTTGCAACTTAAACACATATGCGGGGTGAAGAGGCAGATGCCGAGAGAATTAATGCTGCTTGTATGAGGGGGAAGTAGAAGCTGATTAGGTGcgaaaataaaactataaaaaagaAAGTAGATAAGGTAAATTGCCTTATGAAATCATCAAATTTAtccatacaaaaaaaaaatcttcacttacttttcattaaaaattacattttcaGATATCAAAATCGTCTATCAATATTTATGTTCTTTGTATTCATGCAAAGGAAAATGAGGGTTAGTACCTATAATGAAATACACTTTACCAAAGTGAAGAAACTCACTGCTTGCTTTATTGTTCGAGGAAAACCATCAAGAATAAATCCCAAATCGTCTTTACCTTCCTCAGCACCAAGTCTCTTTGACAATAAACTTATTATAATTTCATCTGACACCAATTGACCTTGTTTTACAATTTCTGATAGCTGTAAGGAAACCAAGaagaattacaaataaaaatgcATAAGAGATGATCCGATGGACATAAAATAAACATTCTAACCCAACAAAGAGACAACAATTAGGCTACAACATATGAAATTGAAATACCATATCGATGTATTAATCAAAGCACATTTATTTTCCGTCAACTGAACTTTAAGTAAAGAGTAGTAAAACATCCAATACCTTTTTTTAAAACGAAAAAATCCAATACCTAAAGCACTTAAAAATGGAAAAATGAAAATCGAGACATCATTTCACTTATTTGGttcaataaaaattagaaaaatcaaTGTTCCAAAGTTAAATACTTACTAGCTTGGTGGACAGGTAGATTTTCCTTATTACCAATAAATAAATTACGCATGCAATTAATGTTACAAGATTATGCTCTACTGTTAATAAATAGAATACCAGAATATTTATAACTAAATAAGAATAAGGAGTTAACAGCAAACAGACAACGAGACCATTCCGTAAGTTGTTAGTCTTGCAATAAAAAGTACAGATATAAtgaaagagaaagataaaatcaatacaaaaagAGGGGAATGCCAAACCAAACTGTTTGAGATGCATCAGAAGCATGCATCTCCAACCACAGGTTTAAATTAGAATAAGATACGCAAAGTCAATTGACACAAACCAAAACATCTATCTTGTGAGTGAcagtgttccgatttccagtgaAATGAAAAACCAAAGAATAATAACTATTACCATGTCCAAGTTTCCCTCACGCAACACCATATTGGAAGAAATTTCTACTCAGTTACACAGACTTGGATGCCACACCCAGAAACGAGACTATACCCAACCGACCTTGAGCCATGGGGCTGACAATACAGACAACTCAGTAAACGTTTTCCTCAATATTTTAAAAGCTTGTTActtcagttttattttattttataattttttaaagaaccCCCTCTTCTTCCCACCTCTACATAGGACAATCTAGTTAAGCATAATTTAATTGTATAACTCCTATGCATGGAACTGGAGTCCAAAAGTCTGTttgcaaaatgacaaaaaaaaagacTAACAAAGCAAGCAGTTCCTAAGCAAAGTGGAACAACAATATTAATGAAGCTGTCCAAGTCCAACTACCACCAACAAGATCAAAACCTGCAAGTTCAATAAGATTTAAAACTTCTATGCACCatcacaacaacaaaaaacttgtaattcttacTTTATAAGAAATCATTATTAATATGACTTTTAGGTTAGTTGACTTTTAAGATAATCATCATAACATAACAGTTCATTAATATGCTTCATTTTCTTTAAGCGCCGCGCCgtacaaataattttttcaataacCTTGACGAAATCCGCGTTAAAAAGATCACGAAGCCGAACAATAAACTAGATAATTCAAaacagaggaggaggaagatgaAAACCTGGGAAGAGAGGGGGCCAGAGGAGGCGAGTTCGTCGCGAACGAGATC encodes the following:
- the LOC137829574 gene encoding probable adenylate kinase 1, chloroplastic isoform X2 — protein: MAAITRLRLAKRSFFVPPLPTRTFSSSQVNAPPHAAAASFRRGPRSDILSKRCVQWVFLGCPGVGKGTYASRLSNLLDVPHIATGDLVRDELASSGPLSSQLSEIVKQGQLVSDEIIISLLSKRLGAEEGKDDLGFILDGFPRTIKQAKILEGVTDIDLVINLKLREDVLLEKCLGRRICKECGGNFNVASIDIKAENGTPGIVMAPLLPPANCISKLITRSDDTEAVVKERLRIYREMTQPVEDFYRNRGKLLEFNLPGGIPESWPKLLHALNLDDYEDKRSAAA
- the LOC137829574 gene encoding probable adenylate kinase 1, chloroplastic isoform X1, which codes for MAAITRLRLAKRSFFVPPLPTRTFSSSQVNAPPHAAAASFRRGPRSDILSKRCVQWVFLGCPGVGKGTYASRLSNLLDVPHIATGDLVRDELASSGPLSSQLSEIVKQGQLVSDEIIISLLSKRLGAEEGKDDLGFILDGFPRTIKQAVSFFTLKILEGVTDIDLVINLKLREDVLLEKCLGRRICKECGGNFNVASIDIKAENGTPGIVMAPLLPPANCISKLITRSDDTEAVVKERLRIYREMTQPVEDFYRNRGKLLEFNLPGGIPESWPKLLHALNLDDYEDKRSAAA